ACAATTGCACGCTTGGTGCTCTTGCGCTGTCCCCAGCCGAATTTGGTGCGCTTGCGCTTACCGGCACGGTTGATGGTGTTGATCGAGTCAACCTTGACCGAGAAGATCTTCTCGACGGCCAGCTTGATCTCGGTCTTGTTCGAGCGAGGGTCCACCAGGAAGGTGTACTTGCCTTCGTCGATCAGACCGTAGCTCTTTTCCGATACGACGGGTGCAAGCACGACGTCGCGCGGATCCTTGATGGTGGTTACGCTCACTTGGAGGCCTCCTCGTTCTTTGCCTTGTCAGCGATGAACGCCTCGAAAGCAGCCTTGGTGAAGACCACGTCGTCGGAGACAAGCACGTCGTAGGTGTTCAGCTGGTCTGCGTACAGAACGTGAACATCCTGGAGGTTGCGCACGGACAGTGCAGCAACATCGTTGGCGCGCTCGATTACGACGAGCAGGTTCTTGCGCTCAGTGACGGAGCGCAGCGAAGCCAGTGCGTCCTTGGCGGACGGCTTGGTGCCGGCTACCAGTTCAGCGATGACGTGGATGCGGCCGTTGCGGGCGCGGTCAGACAGGGCGCCGCGGAGTGCAGCAGCCTTCATCTTCTTGGGGGTGCGCTGGCTGTAGTCACGAGGGGTCGGACCGTGGACAACGCCACCGCCGGTCATGTGAGGAGCACGGATGGAACCCTGACGGGCGCGGCCGGTACCCTTCTGCTTGAACGGCTTGCGACCTGCACCGGAAACCTCGGCGCGGGTCTTCGTCTTGTGGGTACCCTGGCGTGCGGCAGCGAGCTGTGCGACGACGACCTGGTGCAGCAGCGGCACGTTGGTCTGAACGTCGAAGATCTCTGCAGGCAGGTCTACCTTGACAGTGCTAGTCATTTAACTAGGCTCCCTTCACGGCGGTGCGTACGAGTACGACCTGGCCGCGGGCACCGGGGACGGCACCCTTGATAAGGAGCAGCGACTTCTCAGCGTCAACAGCGTGAACCGTGAGGTTCAGCGTGGTGTGACGCTCGGCGCCCATGCGGCCGGCCATTTTCAGGCCCTTGAAGACGCGGCTCGGGGTGGATGCGCCACCGATGGAGCCAGGCTTACGGTGGTTCTTGTGGGCACCGTGGGAAGCGCCAACGCCGTGGAAGCCGTGACGCTTCATAACACCGGCGAAGCCCTTACCCTTTGAGGTGCCGACGACGTCGATCTTCTGGCCGGCTTCGAAGATCTCAACAGAGAGCTCCTGGCCCAGCTCGTAGGATGCGGCGTCAGCGGTACGCAGTTCGACGACGTGGCGACGAGGGGTGACGCCAGCCTTTTCGAAGTGGCCAGCCAGCGGCTTGGTGACCTTGCGGGGATCGATCTGGCCGTAGCCGATCTGGACGGCGACGTAGCCATCTACCTCTGCGTTGCGCAGCTGGGTGATGACGTTGGAGTCAGCCTGGACGACAGTTACCGGGATGAGCTTGTTGTTCTCGTCCCAGACCTGGGTCATGCCGAGCTTCGTGCCCAACAGGCCCTTTACGTTACGGGTTGCGGTCATAGTCTCTCAGCACCTCCCTAGAGCTTGATTTCGATGTTCACGTCGGCAGGCAGGTCGAGACGCATAAGCGAGTCAACGGCCTTCGGCGTGGGGTCGATGATGTCGATCAGACGCTTGTGAGTACGCATTTCGAAGTGCTCACGGCTGTCCTTGTACTTGTGAGGAGAGCGAATTACGCAGTAAACGTTCTTCTCCGTGGGCAGCGGCACCGGGCCGACTACCGTTGCGCCTGCGCGCGTGACCGTCTCAACGATCTTCCGCGCTGAAACATCAATGACCTCGTGGTCATATGACTTCAGCCGGATGCGGATTTTTTGTCCCGCCATGTCGCCTGACTCTCTTTCAGCTAGTGCTGCTCTAGTTAGGGCTGCTCTGTTTACTTACCTGTTGATGTGGCCGCCGAGGCGTTTGAGGATCTACCACCACACGCCGCACAAGCTGAATCCGGATATTCCGGGTTCCTCAACCTGCCGGCGCACCGACCCCCGCGGTCGGGCGTGTCGCGATTTCCACGCAGACTCGACCGCATTCCATGGGGTTCAGGGTTATGTTTGGGCTTCGACCTGGACCCTGACACCCGGCATTATCCGGATCGGGACACGAAGAAGCGCTTGAACAACTCATCCAGTATGGCTGAAACTTGGGGCAAAGGCCAATCGGCCCCCTGAAGGCCATTGCCCGCCCGGCCCAGGCTGAGGAAGATTGGGACATGACCGTCCAGGATCAAGGTTCGGTGGAGGATCTCGCGGCCCGCCTCCGCCCGGGTTTCGTGCTTGGCGTCGCAGCCGCCGCCTTCCAGATCGAGGGCTCACTGACCGCGGACGGCCGGGGACCGTCTGGCTGGGATGCCTTCGCGGAGAAGCCAGGAGCAATTGTCGACGGCGACTCCCCCACCATAGCCTGCGACCATTACAACCGCGCGGATGAGGACATCGCCCTGATGCAGGAATTGGGCGTGGATTCGTATCGGTTCTCACTGTCGTGGCCGCGCATCCAGCCCGGCGGCAAAGGCGCCGTGAACCCGCGGGGACTGGACTTTTACGATCGCCTGATCGACAAGCTGCTGGCCGCCGGGATCTCCCCCATGGCCACGTTGTTCCACTGGGACACCCCGCTTGAACTTGAGCACACGGGTGGCTGGATGAACCGGGAAACGGCCGAACGCTTCGCCGTCTATTGCGCCGCCGTTGCGGAACGCTTTGGCGACCGGGTGGAGTACTGGGTCACCATGAACGAGCCTGTTTCCGTGACACTGCAGGGATACGCGCTGGGGGTCCATTCCCCGGGCCGTCAGTTGTTGTTCGACTCCCTGCCCGCGGCCCACCACCAATTGCTGGCGCATGGACTGGCCGTAAGGGAACTACGGGCCGCCGGAGTAAGGGGGCAGGTGGGAATATCCAACATGCATTCCCCTGTCCAGCCTGCGGGCAACAGCCTTGGAGACCGCATGATGGCCCAGGCTTTCGACATGATCCTCAACCGCGTGTATGCCGACGCCATTTTCCTGGGCCAATATCCCAAGCCACCTCTTCCCATGAGGCCCTGGTTCCGCTCCCTTGGCACCGTGCAGGATGGCGACATGGAACTCATCAGCCAGCCCTTGGATTTCTATGGGCTCAACTATTACTACCCCATCAAGGTAGCCGCGGGCCCGGGTCCGGCGGAAATCCCCACGGGAACGTCCCCCGAGATGGCCAAGGTACCTTTTCACCTGGCCGCGTACCAGGAGTATGAAACCACAGGTTTCGGGTGGCCTGTAGCCCCGGAGTATCTCGCTTTGCTGCTGCGTGAAATGAAGGACCGCTATGGTGACGCGCTGCCTCCCCTGTTCATCACGGAGGGCGGGGCGAGCTTCCCCGAACCTCCCCACGTGGCCGGCCCCATCGAGGACGCCAACCGAATCTCCTACCTCGCCGACCATCTGGGTCATGCCCTGACGGCAACAGGACCGGGTGGCATAGCTGAGGACGTAGACCTTCGCGGCTACTACGTGTGGACATTGCTGGACAACTTTGAGTGGGCGGCCGGCTACTCCCAACGCTTCGGACTGGTGCACGTGGATTTCGACACCATGGAAAGGACCCCCAAGGATTCGTTCTATTGGTACCGTGCGCTGGGCCGTGCCCGGGCCCGAGAGTTATAGCCCAGGTAGGTTAAATAGCTTCGTTCGGGCGCTACTGGTTGTTCTTGTTGGCGCGCCTGATGCGCTTGGCCCGATCGATTTCGGTGCGGAAGTTCTTGCGTCCCCACACGACCCCGCCACCAATTGCTGCAATGACTGCGAGAACTATCAGGAATTCCATGCATGGCTCCTCTCCGTAGACTGCAACATTATCGGATCCCGTCCTTGGCCTGCGACGGGACGTCATCCGGATTGCTGTCCGGGCGCTCCGCTGCAGTACCAGTATGGGGTCGCTTGTTCAGCCGCCAGACCGCCAGCACAATCAGCCCCAGCGCAACAAGGGCCAACATGGCGAAGGCGTAAGAACGCAGCGCCCACATGATGCTGAGCGCAACTCCGGCGGCTCCCCACCACACAATGATCCTTTCGGCCAGCAGCAGGCCTGCCGCAAGAAGAACCACATGTGCCACGAGCACATAGAGTTGTTGCGCCGGAGTGCCGCCGAAGATCGTT
This Paenarthrobacter sp. GOM3 DNA region includes the following protein-coding sequences:
- the rplW gene encoding 50S ribosomal protein L23, translating into MSVTTIKDPRDVVLAPVVSEKSYGLIDEGKYTFLVDPRSNKTEIKLAVEKIFSVKVDSINTINRAGKRKRTKFGWGQRKSTKRAIVTLKEGTIDIFGGPLA
- the rplD gene encoding 50S ribosomal protein L4 is translated as MTSTVKVDLPAEIFDVQTNVPLLHQVVVAQLAAARQGTHKTKTRAEVSGAGRKPFKQKGTGRARQGSIRAPHMTGGGVVHGPTPRDYSQRTPKKMKAAALRGALSDRARNGRIHVIAELVAGTKPSAKDALASLRSVTERKNLLVVIERANDVAALSVRNLQDVHVLYADQLNTYDVLVSDDVVFTKAAFEAFIADKAKNEEASK
- the rplC gene encoding 50S ribosomal protein L3; protein product: MTATRNVKGLLGTKLGMTQVWDENNKLIPVTVVQADSNVITQLRNAEVDGYVAVQIGYGQIDPRKVTKPLAGHFEKAGVTPRRHVVELRTADAASYELGQELSVEIFEAGQKIDVVGTSKGKGFAGVMKRHGFHGVGASHGAHKNHRKPGSIGGASTPSRVFKGLKMAGRMGAERHTTLNLTVHAVDAEKSLLLIKGAVPGARGQVVLVRTAVKGA
- the rpsJ gene encoding 30S ribosomal protein S10; translated protein: MAGQKIRIRLKSYDHEVIDVSARKIVETVTRAGATVVGPVPLPTEKNVYCVIRSPHKYKDSREHFEMRTHKRLIDIIDPTPKAVDSLMRLDLPADVNIEIKL
- a CDS encoding GH1 family beta-glucosidase, which encodes MTVQDQGSVEDLAARLRPGFVLGVAAAAFQIEGSLTADGRGPSGWDAFAEKPGAIVDGDSPTIACDHYNRADEDIALMQELGVDSYRFSLSWPRIQPGGKGAVNPRGLDFYDRLIDKLLAAGISPMATLFHWDTPLELEHTGGWMNRETAERFAVYCAAVAERFGDRVEYWVTMNEPVSVTLQGYALGVHSPGRQLLFDSLPAAHHQLLAHGLAVRELRAAGVRGQVGISNMHSPVQPAGNSLGDRMMAQAFDMILNRVYADAIFLGQYPKPPLPMRPWFRSLGTVQDGDMELISQPLDFYGLNYYYPIKVAAGPGPAEIPTGTSPEMAKVPFHLAAYQEYETTGFGWPVAPEYLALLLREMKDRYGDALPPLFITEGGASFPEPPHVAGPIEDANRISYLADHLGHALTATGPGGIAEDVDLRGYYVWTLLDNFEWAAGYSQRFGLVHVDFDTMERTPKDSFYWYRALGRARAREL